ATATCGTCCGAATTTGCTCAAAGTTGAGTTGGAGATTTGAGACTAGGGTGGCTTAAGTGAACTTTTGCACAAACGGATGCAGTCAatgattaagggggtgtttggataccaggggctaaagtttagccctgtcacatcggatgttcggatgctaattaggaggactaaacatgaggtaattataaaactaattgcagaacccctaggctaattcgcaagacgaatctattaagcctaattaatccatcattagcaaatggtcactatagcaccatattgtcaaatcatggactaattaggcttaatagattcgtctcacgaattagactccatctgtgtaattagttttgtagttagactatatttaatacttctaattagtatctaaacatctgatgtgatagggctaaattTTTGCCCCCttgagccaaacaccccctaattgtGCCTTGAAGAAACTGTGATTGTACTACTGGGGCATCTGTTGAGATAGAAATTCAGGAAAAGCGTTCCTTTCTCTACATTGTTCCCTCAGCAACTGTTATGTGTTTCGGAACAAGTAAACTAGGGAATTCAGAGAATAACCAAAGGGAAAAGCGAATTCaagagcaacagcagcagcactttactgctactccttctctgacgaaactgaatagAGGAAGCCATTGTGCTTCAGGTTCTGTGATACTGATGACCAGGAAAGGAGGTCCCTTTGCAGGCCCATGAGCCGCCGCTGTGGCGAGCCGactggcgcgccgccgccgggagctcCTTGGCCCGAGTGGCCACAGCACCCCAGCGTCGGCCATTGACCGCCTCGTCCAGCACCCTCGTCCACTTGTTTCCGTTTCCCtctcccacctcctcctcccgccgccgccgcgccagatgcgcctcctcgccgcggcggcgaggcaacCCAAAACACCGCACCCTCTTCTCGtcgccctccaccgcctcctctcaACGGctaccaccacctcctcctacGATCCAACCGCGCAGTTCCTCCATCCCGACCACCGCCGCGTCCTCTCGCTGCCGGCGTCGCTCCGCCACGACGCCCTCCTCGCACTCGCGCGCCTCCTCAAGACCGCCCCGTTATGCCACCTCGCCCTTCACGCCGTCAGCCCCCCACGCTCCTCTggctccccttcctccacccCACTCGCTGCCCGCTTCGCCGCCGCATCCCGCCTCGCGGCATCGGCGTCAGCGCTCCGCCCCTTCGCCGCGGTCCTCCTCGCGGCGCTCCTCCCGGCCGCCTCCCCGGACCTCCTttcctggtcatcctcctacgGAAGCACCGGCGGAAGCGCTCGCGTGCAGTACGCCGCGCTCCGGCTCGCGCTCCACGCGTTCCTCGCCGCGGGCATGGCGGCCGAGGCGCTCCAGGTGCTCGCGCGCGTCCGTCGCTCCGGGAATACGCCCAGCCTCTCCGCGCTGGCGGCATTGCTGCGCCTTCTCTTCCGCAGCGGGGAGGTTCGCGCTGCCTGGAACGTGTTCGAGGAAATGGCCACGAGGGGGCCGCGCCCGAGCCTTGCCATCTTCAGCGCCATGATCCTCGGGTTCTGCCACAGGGGGATGCTGCGCGTCGCCTCCGGGCTGCTTGGGGTCATGGAAAAGAAGTTCAGCATCGTCCCGGATGCGTGCAGCTATAACATCCTCATCAAGGGGCATTGTTTGTTTGGGTGGTCGGGGGACGCCTTCAAACTGTTTGAGGAAATGCGCAGGGTAGGATGTGAGCCAACGGTTGTGACCTATAACATACTGGTGGATGTTCTGTGCCATGAGGGGAGGATGGTGGAAGCGAGGAGCCTGTTCGATGAGATGGCACAGGTGGGGATCAAAGCAAATACAATCACCTTCAATGTCTTGATTGATGGGTATGCAAAGACCGGACAGATGGATGAGGCCAGTGCGGCCTATAAGCAGATGAAAGTGAGGGGATTAGTGCCGGATTCCTGCACCTTCAACATTCTTGCTGCTGGATCCTACAAGTTTGGGCATGCTGCCCATTTAGTCCATGACCGTGAAATGTTTTGTTCAGATACGGCTGATGACTTGGATGTGTTGGTCTGTAGGCTTTGTTGGGATGGCCGATTGGATGGTGCCTGGGAGCTTCTGCGCGGTGCTATTGAGCAGGGTGTTCCTGTTAGTGTTGCTGGATTTAATGCGTTGATTGCTGCTTATAGCAAGGAGGGACTCCATGACGCAGCTTTTCAAGTATATAGAATTATGAACAAGTTGGGACTGGCACCTTCAACACATACTTTTTGTTACTTGGTAATGGGGCTGTGCAATCAAGGAAGGCTTCATGAGGCGCAGCTTGTTCTAGAACACATGGTCAGTAAGGGATATTGTCTAAGCACATCATTTACTATCTACTTGGATGCATCCTTCAGAGAGGGTGATGCAGTCCGTGCTTTGAAATGTTGGGATGATATGGAAAAAATAGGTCTGCAGCCTGATTTTATTGCCTTCTCAGCATATGTCAATGGCCTATGCCGATTAGATTATGTGAATGAGGCTTATCAGGCATTTGCTGAGATGACAACAAGAGGACTTGTACCAAACAATATTACTTACAACTCCATCATATCTGCATTTTGTCGGGCAGGCAATATGTCTGAAGCTTTGAAGTTACAGCAGAAGATGAGGCAGAGTGGCCTTGTTCCTGATGTTTACACAAGCAACATTCTAATCGACGGTTTGTGCAGAGAAGGAAACTTGAAGATGGTGGACAACCATTTATTGGACATGTGCAGTAATGGTCTAATCCCGGACACAGTGACATACAATACGATAATCAATGCTTATTGCAGGGCTCAGGATATGAACGGCGCTATGAATTTCATGAATAAGATGTTTGCAGCTGGTTGTGAACCAGATATTTTCACATATAATATTTGGATGCATAGCCTCTGCAGCAACCATAATTTGAACCAAGCAGGGAAGGTGTTAGATGAGCTTGTTGCTATGGGTTGTCATCCTAATTCAGTTACATACAATACATTGATGGATGGCATTTGCAGTGGTGTTCTTGATCGAGCTATGATACTGACTGGCAGGCTGATTAAGATGGCTtttcaaccaaacactatcACACTTAATGTTTTCCTTTCTCATTTCTGCAAGCAAGGGTTTGGGAAGAGAGCCCTTATGTGGGCTGAGAAGCTCAGAGAAGATTCTTTTGTTTTTGATGATGCTACTAGAAATATAATTGATTGGGCACAAAGGGAAATGGAGAATGATCCCCAGGCTAACAACGAGGACATAGATAGGTGCCTGTTTCTCGAGTTCTTAATGTTCATGACATATGAGACTATGCACAACAGCAGATTCTCAAAGGCTAGGCATGTGCCTACAGATAAAGGTTCTGATCCTGCTGGCACCAACATGATCAAAATTTTGGATGCTGGTTGATTAATGAATTTTATAACCACATTATTGGAAGAATCTTTTTGATAGTAGTGGTGCCTCTGGAAGGCTACCATATCACTACCCAATACCCATTGCTGTTCAATATCTGCTATCAATCACTTTTGACTGTTTGAGGTGAAATTGGGCATGAAAGATTATGAAGCCATTTGCAATGGGGATTTGGGAACTGTCAAATCTCTGATCTGCTGTTCCAGCATTTCCTTGCTATGAATTTTGGGTGGTGATTGATGGTCGCATAGGCAGTGACAATTTGCAGTCTTCTGCCCACCTCATCCCAGCCACTGCTATATACCACCTCGAACCAGAACGGACAGGAACAACCCCCACCCAAAATTGCAATGTAAAGAAATGTAGAGCCAGGGCATGAGCTACCTGTTCTCTTGCACATGGATTTGTGCTGACGTTTGGATTAGTTATTCACATGTGGCAGGATATCTGATGCCAACCTCACTCTGTCAGCTCCTTTCCGTTACTGACTTCAGCTCTTAAAATTATTTGGGAAATTTCCCATAGCGTATGGAGATTTTTGACCCATTGATTATGAAGTTTGCCATGTTGTAGTGGCATTATATGACTCTCATAGATTTTTAGCTCCTAATAATGTTTTGGTGAAACTTGACAAAGGACGAGAGTATCTTTGTTGCTCCTGGTGCAAATCTTCAGCCCCAACCAAAACCCTGCAGAGCACCAAAACGACCACCCAAACCATGCAACAAAG
This genomic window from Setaria viridis chromosome 8, Setaria_viridis_v4.0, whole genome shotgun sequence contains:
- the LOC117833188 gene encoding uncharacterized protein, with translation MRLLAAAARQPKTPHPLLVALHRLLSTATTTSSYDPTAQFLHPDHRRVLSLPASLRHDALLALARLLKTAPLCHLALHAVSPPRSSGSPSSTPLAARFAAASRLAASASALRPFAAVLLAALLPAASPDLLSWSSSYGSTGGSARVQYAALRLALHAFLAAGMAAEALQVLARVRRSGNTPSLSALAALLRLLFRSGEVRAAWNVFEEMATRGPRPSLAIFSAMILGFCHRGMLRVASGLLGVMEKKFSIVPDACSYNILIKGHCLFGWSGDAFKLFEEMRRVGCEPTVVTYNILVDVLCHEGRMVEARSLFDEMAQVGIKANTITFNVLIDGYAKTGQMDEASAAYKQMKVRGLVPDSCTFNILAAGSYKFGHAAHLVHDREMFCSDTADDLDVLVCRLCWDGRLDGAWELLRGAIEQGVPVSVAGFNALIAAYSKEGLHDAAFQVYRIMNKLGLAPSTHTFCYLVMGLCNQGRLHEAQLVLEHMVSKGYCLSTSFTIYLDASFREGDAVRALKCWDDMEKIGLQPDFIAFSAYVNGLCRLDYVNEAYQAFAEMTTRGLVPNNITYNSIISAFCRAGNMSEALKLQQKMRQSGLVPDVYTSNILIDGLCREGNLKMVDNHLLDMCSNGLIPDTVTYNTIINAYCRAQDMNGAMNFMNKMFAAGCEPDIFTYNIWMHSLCSNHNLNQAGKVLDELVAMGCHPNSVTYNTLMDGICSGVLDRAMILTGRLIKMAFQPNTITLNVFLSHFCKQGFGKRALMWAEKLREDSFVFDDATRNIIDWAQREMENDPQANNEDIDRCLFLEFLMFMTYETMHNSRFSKARHVPTDKGSDPAGTNMIKILDAG